Part of the Archangium lipolyticum genome, TTGGGCCCTGGGGAGAGCTGGCGGCCAATGCTCGAACGCACGCTCGCGCTCCAGCTCCGGGGCTTCGGGCCGGGCGCGGACACCTCTCCCCGGAAGAAGCGGAGACAGTCATGAGCCAGGAGGCGGCCCTCACGTTGAGGCAGGCGCGCGAGCAGTATTTCGAGGAGAACGGCTTCGGCCAGGGGGGCAACTACGACGAGCGCTGGGTGCGGGTGGACGTAGGACCATTGCCGGTGTGGTTCCCCAACTCGGCGGAGCGGGTGCGGGCGCTGCGCTTCCATGATCTGCACCACGTGCTGACGGGCTATCGCACGGACTTCCCGGGGGAGTGCGAGATCTCCGCCTGGGAGATCGGTGGCGGGTGCACGGACCATTGGGCGGCCTGGGGGCTGAACCTGGCGGGGATGGGGGCGGGACTGTTCTTCATGCCGCGCCGGGTGGCGAGGGCCTTCCAGCGGGGCCGGCACACGGGCAACCTCTACCGGACCGAGTACGGCGACGTGCTGCTGGGGAAGACGGTGGAGGAGCTGCGGCGGGAGCGAGGGCTCGAGGGGCCGGTACCCGCGCCGACGACGAAGGACCAACTGGCCTTCGCGGGCTGGTCGTGCGCGGCCCTGCTCGTATCGGCACTGGCAGCGATGGTGACACTGACACCGCTGGTGCTGGGAGCCTGGCTGCTGGCCCACCTGCTGCGCTGAAGCGGCACGAGGGAGTAGACTCGGAGCTCCAACCCCGAGCGCCGAGGAGGCCCCTGGATGGAGCGGACAGCGAGCGACACGGAGAAGCGCCGCCGCGCGCGGCGACCGTGGTGGCTGCTGGCGGGCTCGCTGGGGGTGTTGGGAGTGGGTGGATGGCTGGCGTCGCGCTCCATTTCCTCGCTGGTGACGCGGGTGGAGCAACTGGAGCGCGAGGCGGCCGACTCCGAGGCACGGGTGGCGGAGCTGCAGGTGCTGCGGGACAGCATGGCGCGGCGGCTGCGGGTGATGGAGCAGCAGCAGCAGCAGGGACTCACCGCGGCGCTCGGCAAGAAGGCGGTGGAACCGGGGACGCAGCTCGCGAAGCGGGAGGCGGCGCGAGCGGAGCTGGAGCCGCTGCTGAAGACGGAGCTCGAGAAGGGCGAGGCCTTCCTGGAGGAGGCCGAGGGCCGGCTGCGGGTGGAGCTGGCGGAACATCTGCTCTTCGAGCCACGCAAGACGGCCCTGACCTCCGGGGGTGTGGAGCTGCTGACGCGGGTGGGAGCGAAGCTGGGAGGCGTGGAGGGGCACCTGGTGCAGGTGGCGGTGCACACGGACGCGGAGTGGGAGACACCGGAGCCGGCGGCCCTACCGACGAGCTGGGGGCTATCAGCGGCGCGCGCGGTGACGGTGGTGCACTTCCTCGGGGACAAGGTGAAGCTGCCGCCGGAGAAGCTGGTAGCGGCGGGTTACGGACAATACCACCCGGTGGTGCCGGATGATGGACCGCAGGCGCGGGAGCGGAACCGGAGACTGGAGCTCCAGTTGATGCCCGCACCGCCGCCGCGCCAACCCGCACCGCCGCCGCCAGCGCCGGCGGACCTGCGCATGGCGAAAAAACGAACCTCTCCGAAACGGTGACCCCCATCATCCCCTCTCCCTCCGGGAGAGGGACGGGGTGAGGGTATCCGAGGAACCCGGGCAGCACCGAGGCACTCGCCGTACCGGGGAAGTGTCCACGCTAGAGTTCCGCTCCCATGGCGAAGCCACTCCGGCCCGCATTCCATGTCTGGCTGTTCCTCGCCGCGCTGTTGCTGTCCGGGTGCGGCACCCCGTCTCCCGCGGTGCGCGCGTGGGCAGATACACAGAGGGACGACACCCTCGAGTGCGAGGAGCCAGGCACCGACCAGTGTGTCGTCCTGGCGTGCGATGGCGAGCAGGGGGAGTGCGGCGCCTTCGCCTGCGAGGACGTTGATCCGGAGGCCCTGTCGCGTGCGGCCCTGACACACGGCGCGGAGCTGGCGCGAGGAGGAGCCCATCGTCCGCCCATGCGCGGCCCCGGCCCCTCTCGCAACTGGAGGCGCGCGGGACTTCGGGACGGTGTACGGCCACGGCTGACGTTCCACTTCCGCTACCGCGACGGTTTCCTGCCCGCCTTCCCGAGACTCGAGGGCAAGCTGATCAAACATCACCTGTTCCCTCAGGCACCGGACCTCGCGACCTGGTTCCGTGCGCAGGGCCTCAACCCTCACGACTGGACGATGGTCATCCCGGAGCACGTGCACCTGCGCATCCACAGGGGCGGGGGGCGCGGCGGAGCATGGAATCAGGC contains:
- a CDS encoding OmpA/MotB family protein — protein: MERTASDTEKRRRARRPWWLLAGSLGVLGVGGWLASRSISSLVTRVEQLEREAADSEARVAELQVLRDSMARRLRVMEQQQQQGLTAALGKKAVEPGTQLAKREAARAELEPLLKTELEKGEAFLEEAEGRLRVELAEHLLFEPRKTALTSGGVELLTRVGAKLGGVEGHLVQVAVHTDAEWETPEPAALPTSWGLSAARAVTVVHFLGDKVKLPPEKLVAAGYGQYHPVVPDDGPQARERNRRLELQLMPAPPPRQPAPPPPAPADLRMAKKRTSPKR
- the sitA6 gene encoding SitA6 family polymorphic toxin lipoprotein, with amino-acid sequence MAKPLRPAFHVWLFLAALLLSGCGTPSPAVRAWADTQRDDTLECEEPGTDQCVVLACDGEQGECGAFACEDVDPEALSRAALTHGAELARGGAHRPPMRGPGPSRNWRRAGLRDGVRPRLTFHFRYRDGFLPAFPRLEGKLIKHHLFPQAPDLATWFRAQGLNPHDWTMVIPEHVHLRIHRGGGRGGAWNQAWREFQKANYTRKVPPEELLAKAFELAYRFDIVGPIVPYGHTLVPPGPQMFAP